The sequence AGGCGGCCTTGGCCGATCCCGATGTACAGGCCAAGTTCGCCAAGGCCGGACTTTCCACGGATTTCATGCCCGCCGACCAGTTCCAGCAAGAAATGGAAAAGGTCTGGAATACCGTGGGCGTGCTTCTGAAGGAAAACAATCTCAACTAAAACGGCTTGCCTTCGGAAGCGGCCGGCATTCTAATGGCGGCCGCTTCCGAAGGATTTTCGTGAAGCGCACGCTTATCTCAAAGCCAACATGTTGTTTTATGGAAGCGCCGGAACCGTCGCCGACGCGCCACAGGGAGAAAGCTGATGAAAAAAACTTTGCTTGCCGGTCTCTGCCTTGGATTGTTGTCCCTGATTCTGGGTCATACCCCCGCTTGGGCGGCGGACGCGCCAGTGCCCATGAAAACGGCATGGCTGGGCGAAAACGAAGCCTTTGCCGTCTGGTACGCCAAGCAACACGGCTGGGATAAAGAGGTCGGACTGGATATTTCTATGCTCCGCTTCGACTCCGGCAAGGCCATCGTCGAAGGCGTTCTGGCCTACGATTGGGCCGTGGCGGGCTGCGGAGCCGTGCCTGCCCTGACCGCCGCTCTCAACGAGCGCCTGGACATCATCGCCGTGGCCAATGACGAATCCCTGTCCAATGCCCTCTATGTGCGGGCCGACAGCCCCATTCTCACGGTCAAGGGGGCCAATCCCGCCTTCCCGGAAATCTACGGCGACCGCGCCACGGTGGCGAAGAAGCTGATACTCTGCCCCAAGGCGACGTCCGCGCATTATCTGATGCGGGCCTGGCTCAAGGCCCTGGGACTGAGTGAAAAGGACGTGCGCGTCAGATACATGGACCCCACACCGGCTCTGGGCGCGTTTTCCGGCGGCCTGGGCGAGGCTGTGGCGCTCTGGGCGCCCCTGACCTATGAGGCAGAACAGAAAGGCTTCAAGGCCGCGGCGCTTTCCAACAACTGCGGTGTCTCCCAGCCCGTGCTGATCGTGGCCGACCGGGCGTATGCCGCCAAATATCCGCAACGGATCGAAGCCTTTCTCAAAATGTATTTCCGTGCCGTGGGCATGCTGCACGCCACGCCGCCGGAGCAACTGGCAACGGACTATATCCGTTTTTTCAAAGAATGGACTGGCCTGGAGCTGACCCCGGATCAGGCCGTGCGGGATATCAAGGCCCACCCCGTGTTCACGCTCAGCGAACAGCTTGCCCTTTTTGACGCCCGGCAGGGTAAAAGCAAGCTTCAGACATGGCTGGGCGACATCGCCGCCTTTTACGAAAGCATCGGCGCCCTGCGCCCGGCCGACCTTCCGCGTCTGGAACGCATGAACGCCGTGACGGACGTCTATCTCAAGGCCATCAGTCCCAAGCCCTGAATGCGATGCGGAAGCCCGGCGGCCTTGTACGGGCTTTTCCCCGCCGCCGGGCGCTAAAAAAAGGAGCAGTCATGGATCTGGAACAGTGGAAGAGCATTCTGGACACGGAGCTTCAGAACCAGGAGGCTCCCATGCTCACCCTGCTGGAGGATTTGGTGAGCATGGACTCCCCCACGGCCCATGCGCAAGGGGTCAACCAGGTGGGTGAGCGTCTGGCCGCCTGGTTAGGCGAAGCCGGTTTTCTGGTCAGCCGCCTGCCCAAGCCGCCCATTCCCGACGACGAAGCCTGGCAAAAAGATTTGGGCGACGTTTTCATGGCCGGGACGCACGCGCCCGAGGCCGGTCCCGGCATTGCCTTCATCGGGCATATGGACACGGTTTTTCCCGTGGGCACCGCGGCGGCGCGGCCCTTCCGCCTAGACAGGGCTGCGGACCGCGCCACTGGGCCGGGCGTGGCGGACATGAAGGCCGGGCTTGTGGCCATGCTTTTCGCCGCGCGAGCCCTGAAGCGCAGCGGTCTGCTCCCCTGCCCGTTGACCCTGATGTTCTCGCCCGACGAAGAACTGGGGTCGCCCACGGCATCCCAGGCTCTGGCCGCGAAGCTTCCCGGCGCTCTGGCCGTAATCTGCGCCGAACCGGGCGGCGAAGGCGGCAAGGTGACCCTTTCCCGTAAAGGATCGGGACATATGCACTTGAAAATTCAGGGTAAGGCCGCGCACGCGGGGCGCAATTATGAGGATGGCGCTTCGGCCGTGATTGAACTGGCGCACAAAATTCTGGGCATCAACGCCTTCTTGGATCTGCCGCGCGGGCTGACCGTGAACACCGGCCTGATCAGCGGCGGCATTTCGGCCAATTCCGTGGCGCCCTCAGCCGAGGCCCGCATCCATCTGACCTACCGCACCCTGGAGGATGGCCAGCGCGTTGTGGCGGGCATCCGCGCTCTCGCGGCAAAGCCGGTAGTGCCCGGCACCATTGCGCGCGTCAGCGGCGGACTGCGCCTCTATCCTCTGGAACGCAGTCCGCAGGGCGACGCCCTTTTCAAACTGGTTCAAGAGGCCGGAGAAACACTGGGCCTGCGCCTTTCCGGCCAGCACTACGAGAGCGCCGCCGAATCCGGCTTCTGCTCCAGCGCGCTGGGCGTCCCCACTATCTGCTGCATGGGCCCCGAGGGGGAGAACATCCACAGCGCACAGGAATATATGCTGCCCTCCACGCTCGTGCCGCGCTGCAAACTCATGGCCCTGAGCGCGCTTCAGGCGGCAAAGGCCTTCGGCCGGTAGCGTCTATTCAGAGCGGCCCCACTCTCTTCAATGCAAACAGAGAGGATAAAAGCTCCACTGCTACAGACTACCTGTAACAGTTATCTTATATTGCACTAATCCGCCTTTTTCGTGCGGCTGTGCCATAGCGCGATTTTGCCGCTCACGTACTCAAGTATCTGAGCGGCAAAATCGCGCTATGGCACAGCCGCACGAAGCAATCATCAATTTTACAAAAATTCCGCCCTCCTGACTCCTCGCTCACATACAGACTGCGCCGGTTCCATTTACCGGGATCAAAAAAATTAAACGACGTCCGCCCTGGACGCACACCTGAAAAACCTTGCCAGCCACCCGGAACTTGGATAAAAGTGATCCTCCAAAGCCTTATTTATTCCCCCTCCGGTGCGAACCGGTTCAGCCACAAGGAGAGCAAAATGTCGTATGTGCAGCGAGTGATGGACAGTCTGAAAGAAAAATACGCCTATGAACCTGTATTCTTACAGGCTGTTCAAGAAGTGTTGCAGAGCCTGCAGCCGGTACTGGACAAGAACAAAAAATATGAGCAGTACAAGATTCTCGAGCGCATGGTGGAGCCCGAACGCAGCATTGCTTTCCGCGTGGAATGGGTTGACGACAAAGGCGAAGTGCAGGTCAACCGGGGGTATCGCGTGCAGTACAACTCCGCTATCGGCCCCTACAAGGGGGGCCTGCGCCTGCACCCCAGCGTAAATCTGGGCATTCTCAAGTTTCTGGGCTTTGAGCAGGTCTTCAAGAATTCCCTCACCGGACTGGCCATCGGCGGCGGCAAAGGCGGCTCGGACTTTGATCCCAAGGGCAAGTCCGAAATGGAAGTCATGCGCTTCTGCCAGGCCTTTATGACGGAACTGTACCGCTACATCGGCGCCACCATCGATGTGCCCGCCGGGGATATCGGTGTGGGCGGCCGCGAAGTGGGCTTCCTCTTCGGGCAGTACAAACGCCTGACCAAGAGCTATGAGGGCGTGCTCACCGGCAAGAATCTGCTTTTCGGCGGCTCCCTGGCCCGCACCGAAGCCACCGGCTACGGCGCGGTCTACTTCGCCCAGAGCATGCTGGAAGACCACAAGGAAGACCTGGCGGGCAAAATCTGCGTGGTTTCCGGCGCGGGCAACGTGGCCACCTATTGCTGCGAAAAACTGTTACAGATAGGGGCCAAGCCGGTCACCGTGTCCGATTCGCGCGGCATGATCCACGATCCTGACGGCATCAGGCTGGATATGCTGAAGCAGGTCAAGGAAGTGGAGCGCGCCTCCCTGACCCGCTACGCCGAGCTTGTTTCCTCAGCTAAGTATACCCCGGTGAGCGACTATCCTCAGGGTCGTAACGCCGTGTGGTCCGTGCCCTGCTTCGCCGCTTTCCCCTGCGCCACCCAGAACGAGCTCAATCTGGCCGACGCCGAAACCCTGCTGGGCAACGGCTGCCAATGCGTGGCCGAAGGGGCCAACATGCCCTCCACACTGGACGCCGTGCACGCCTTC comes from Desulfovibrio porci and encodes:
- the gdhA gene encoding NADP-specific glutamate dehydrogenase, with protein sequence MSYVQRVMDSLKEKYAYEPVFLQAVQEVLQSLQPVLDKNKKYEQYKILERMVEPERSIAFRVEWVDDKGEVQVNRGYRVQYNSAIGPYKGGLRLHPSVNLGILKFLGFEQVFKNSLTGLAIGGGKGGSDFDPKGKSEMEVMRFCQAFMTELYRYIGATIDVPAGDIGVGGREVGFLFGQYKRLTKSYEGVLTGKNLLFGGSLARTEATGYGAVYFAQSMLEDHKEDLAGKICVVSGAGNVATYCCEKLLQIGAKPVTVSDSRGMIHDPDGIRLDMLKQVKEVERASLTRYAELVSSAKYTPVSDYPQGRNAVWSVPCFAAFPCATQNELNLADAETLLGNGCQCVAEGANMPSTLDAVHAFLKAGIAYGPAKAANAGGVATSQLEMAQNASMQSWSFETVDNKLKQIMTNIYKNAAATAVEFGQPGNLVMGANIAGFRKVADAMLAQGIC
- a CDS encoding M20 family metallopeptidase translates to MDLEQWKSILDTELQNQEAPMLTLLEDLVSMDSPTAHAQGVNQVGERLAAWLGEAGFLVSRLPKPPIPDDEAWQKDLGDVFMAGTHAPEAGPGIAFIGHMDTVFPVGTAAARPFRLDRAADRATGPGVADMKAGLVAMLFAARALKRSGLLPCPLTLMFSPDEELGSPTASQALAAKLPGALAVICAEPGGEGGKVTLSRKGSGHMHLKIQGKAAHAGRNYEDGASAVIELAHKILGINAFLDLPRGLTVNTGLISGGISANSVAPSAEARIHLTYRTLEDGQRVVAGIRALAAKPVVPGTIARVSGGLRLYPLERSPQGDALFKLVQEAGETLGLRLSGQHYESAAESGFCSSALGVPTICCMGPEGENIHSAQEYMLPSTLVPRCKLMALSALQAAKAFGR
- a CDS encoding ABC transporter substrate-binding protein; its protein translation is MKKTLLAGLCLGLLSLILGHTPAWAADAPVPMKTAWLGENEAFAVWYAKQHGWDKEVGLDISMLRFDSGKAIVEGVLAYDWAVAGCGAVPALTAALNERLDIIAVANDESLSNALYVRADSPILTVKGANPAFPEIYGDRATVAKKLILCPKATSAHYLMRAWLKALGLSEKDVRVRYMDPTPALGAFSGGLGEAVALWAPLTYEAEQKGFKAAALSNNCGVSQPVLIVADRAYAAKYPQRIEAFLKMYFRAVGMLHATPPEQLATDYIRFFKEWTGLELTPDQAVRDIKAHPVFTLSEQLALFDARQGKSKLQTWLGDIAAFYESIGALRPADLPRLERMNAVTDVYLKAISPKP